Sequence from the Nitrosospira multiformis genome:
GCTACATTTGCCACCTATACCTGCGCCGGCTGGGTACGGCATGGACTGGAACAAGCCGGATTTCAGGTACGCAAGTGGCCCGGTTTCGGCCACAAACGCGAAATGCTGCGAGGTTGCCTTCCCGGTTCACCGCTTATGCAACCCTCCAGTCCTGCAACGGCCATCGTGATCGGCGGAGGAGTGGCGGGTTGTGCCGTTGCATCAGCGCTGGCCATGCACGGGGTCTCCGTTGCCCTCATCGAACATGCGCCAGCCCTCGCCGCGGCGGCGTCGGGCAATCCACGCGGCATACTGCACGCTCGCTTGAGCGCGGGCATGAATCTGCTGCAACGCTTCGTGCTGGCCTCCTATGGGCATGCGCTTGCCTTGCTGGATGAAAAGCTACCCATAGACGGCATCGCCCGCACGGAATGCGGAGAGCTGCAATTGGCCTTTTCCGCGGAAGAGGTGCAACGCATCAACAAGCTGGTGGCACTCGATTGGCCACCGCACATATTACGGTACGTCAATGCGGCTGAGGCATCCGCACTGGCTGGCATCGAGTTGTCGCATGGGGGCTTGTGGTTTCCTGCAGGCGGTTGGCTGGTTCCGCCACGATTCTGCGCAGAATTGGCAGCGGGCCCGGGCATTGTGTGCCACACCGGCCATCGTGTGGAATCCCTGATGGCGATGGATGCTGGTTGGCGTGTGGAGGGAAAGGATCAGCATGGGCAGACCTGGTCCCATGAGGCTCAAATAGCCGTGATTTGCACCGGATATCAGGTGAAATCATTTGCGCCGACGGCAAATTTTCCACTGACTCCAGTACGGGGACAGATCACTATGGTACCCGCCACATCCTATAGCGAGAATTTGCGGACGGTCGTGTGTACCAGCGGTTATCTGGCGCCATCAACCGAGGGACTACACATGATGGGAGCGACGCATGGTTTTAACGATGCAGCGATTGATTTGCGCGCATCCGATCATGCTGCCAATTTGGCTAGGCTGGTGGAAATATCCCCCATGCTGGCAAAAGCGATAAATATCGATTCTTTGGATGTTGAGGGACTGGCTGGACGCGCCGCGGTGAGGGCATCCATGCCCGGAGCCCTACCGCTGGTGGGTGAACTATTGCCCGGGCTTTATACCAGTCTGGGCCATGGCACGCGCGGCCTGATAACCGCCGGTCTCTCAGGTGAGCTGATCGCAGCGGCTGCGTGCGGGCAATTGCCCCCCCTGCCTGCGTCTGTGCTAAGCGCATTGTCCCCTGCGAGAAGGCTTATGGGGCTTATTTGCCGCGCAAGCAGGACAGGAACATAAAACGAACGTTACAGTATGGAATGAGTAAAGCGATTAAGCGCAACGGGACAGGAGGCAGGAAATAGGGCTCTACGCGACGCCCCGTATGTCGTTAAAACGAGGTACACACCGTATAACAGTTTCCGATCAGTCTTTCGATCTCATTCGAATATTTGCCTGTGCCTCTGCTTTATTGATGGCCGAGATCTGGCGTCCGAATGCATCGCGTGTCTTTCTATCGGCCTGGGCGCTCTTGATGCTGCGCTCACACCGCCAGCGTTTGCCCGTCTTTGTAACGACCAGACGCATTTCATCGCGCGAATGTTGAACGTGACAATGGTAGCAATAAATAGTGGCAGACATGGCTAATTATGAGAAGTTGTGCGTTTTTCCAGCTTCTTCCAGGATGACCGGATGCTGGCTGGGGGAAAACAAGGGGCCAGACTTTCGCCTAGCCCTCTGTTCACGTGGCGCGCCCGGCAGGATTCGAACCCACGACCCCTTGGTTCGTAGCCAAGTACTCTATCCAACTGAGCTACGGGCGCTAAAGCTGGTCAATTTTACTCGCGTCATTCAAAATTGCTGGCCACGATTATACCAGACTGGCGGCTCATCAAGTCAAAGTGAACTCCATTCAGTTGAAATTTTTCGTAAGATTCTAATTATTACGACATTACTGCAAATTTTCTATTGTTTCTTTATTTGGCCGGTACTGCCGGATTCAGGATAATCAGGCATTGAAGGACAATGGCTTGACCAACCGATCTTATGGAACAGACGATCCCACAATAGCCTTGAATGCTTAACAATCGGGAATCAATACCACCGCTCCTGTCAGCTTTCCTTCTCGTAGCCTCATCAGGGCAATATCAGTCTGGCTTAGCGGCAGAGATTCGGTCGTCACTCGAACAGGCACTTTCGGTGCCAATGCCAGAAATTCTACAGCATCCTGGCGGGTCAGATTGGCAACCGAGACCAGCTGTTTTTCGCGCCATAGAATGTCGTAGGGGAAAGCAGGAATGTCGCTCATGTGAATGCCACCACAAATCACGATCCCACCGGGATGGATAGCGCGCAGGGCGGCAGGCACCAAAGCGCCGATAGGGGCAAAAATAATGGCGGCATCAAGTTCTTCAGGCGGCATCGTATCCGAATCACCTACCCACGCCGCACCCATCTTGCTGGCAAAATCCTGTGCGGCTACATCACCGGGGCGTGTAAGCGCGAATAATTTACGCCCTTGATAGCGCAGGATTTGCGCCACGATATGAGCCGCGGCGCCGAAGCCATAAATTCCAATCCGATCTGCGTTCCCGGCCATTTTGAGCGCACGATAACCAATCAGGCCGGCACATAACAAGGGTGCCGCTTCGACATCATCATAAATTTCAGGTATGCGAAAACAATAACGCGCATCCGCGACCGTATATTCCGCATAGCCGCCATCGATTTGATATCCGGTGAACTTGGCTTTTGCGCACAAATTTTCATGACCA
This genomic interval carries:
- the mnmC gene encoding bifunctional tRNA (5-methylaminomethyl-2-thiouridine)(34)-methyltransferase MnmD/FAD-dependent 5-carboxymethylaminomethyl-2-thiouridine(34) oxidoreductase MnmC, translating into MIDWRNGQPFSSFFGDIYFSRDSGLEEKRHVFLQGNHLSERFASLATGAGDAFAIGETGFGTGLSFLCAWQLFDEIAPSRGSLDFFSVEKYPLDERELADALALWPALQQYADDLIARWPRRVPGWNRWSFAGGRVRLTLAIGDVAETLPEIHNGIDAWFLDGFSPARNPEMWTQPVFEHVVRASRPGATFATYTCAGWVRHGLEQAGFQVRKWPGFGHKREMLRGCLPGSPLMQPSSPATAIVIGGGVAGCAVASALAMHGVSVALIEHAPALAAAASGNPRGILHARLSAGMNLLQRFVLASYGHALALLDEKLPIDGIARTECGELQLAFSAEEVQRINKLVALDWPPHILRYVNAAEASALAGIELSHGGLWFPAGGWLVPPRFCAELAAGPGIVCHTGHRVESLMAMDAGWRVEGKDQHGQTWSHEAQIAVICTGYQVKSFAPTANFPLTPVRGQITMVPATSYSENLRTVVCTSGYLAPSTEGLHMMGATHGFNDAAIDLRASDHAANLARLVEISPMLAKAINIDSLDVEGLAGRAAVRASMPGALPLVGELLPGLYTSLGHGTRGLITAGLSGELIAAAACGQLPPLPASVLSALSPARRLMGLICRASRTGT
- a CDS encoding zinc-dependent alcohol dehydrogenase family protein, producing the protein MRSVLRPEPAPDQLLIKIAACAVCRTDLHIVDGELPNPKLPIIPGHEIVGRVVSCGINVHNFAIGERIGIPWLGWTCGHCRYCRNGHENLCAKAKFTGYQIDGGYAEYTVADARYCFRIPEIYDDVEAAPLLCAGLIGYRALKMAGNADRIGIYGFGAAAHIVAQILRYQGRKLFALTRPGDVAAQDFASKMGAAWVGDSDTMPPEELDAAIIFAPIGALVPAALRAIHPGGIVICGGIHMSDIPAFPYDILWREKQLVSVANLTRQDAVEFLALAPKVPVRVTTESLPLSQTDIALMRLREGKLTGAVVLIPDC